From the genome of Nasonia vitripennis strain AsymCx chromosome 1, Nvit_psr_1.1, whole genome shotgun sequence, one region includes:
- the LOC100116943 gene encoding tyrosine-protein kinase transmembrane receptor Ror isoform X1 translates to MIPGRGCRRRLLLRSDVDWLLFVVVCCVALLSSSVCKGEKPTSSHFLDDTDSSAGVVEDVEDLDPNVQDYNETDEDYNDVFDATSNGTDIDAPAGGKGGTLKFIRALMNLTKDAGSVVHMKCEIVGDPPPTKIRWYKNEAPVKEEPNRVIIKKINPQNHEHAAKNIAGSRLKITRLDVNDRGFYSCRANNDKDFIQSEGTLQVRTSRHGSHTMNPSLDIGNYSPISPHLPDLLDDNNDGDKFGTSGSGLSTPNQLGSTNHFGRSPPSPQPTNSQTSTMDLMEISGLKNVNMQIPVGVSLANLPGASLLPGRKDNHEGICELYEGKICAQFVGNHSVYIPHPLTQKMLEEKLIKAFHVINQSNDLSSNCERYAQPSLCYSTFPICRDFPKSQKPSTQLFKLLNSNQQDSFDDTDIDDSFDDLSRLQHGIRRKRGGKYRSNFDSSIDNKERASTRKIISTTYGDSRSAKKVSLNRKLRRICRKECEILENDLCRKEYAIAKRHPEIGKQVPLVECSDLPEEGTLEAADCISIGISTENNVQENVYCYWGTGKSYTGPVKTSMFGRPCLPWKNQFNLQISDHLELAGGHSYCRNPGSTEPQPWCYVDVDNRSQKEYCNIPKCVENLWVYAVVGFVLTGGFVIILVCYCCCYKSRKSRRQTNHLPTNKMLNGLQCDKNIYDGRRNTTQPMEMSSLLAGPGNTTPGTGTLSSGSSRTSNNRVPQFTINNVMLLQELGEGAFGKVYKGELQTGNKADEVIYVAVKTLKENASPKTQSDFKREVDLMTDLRHPNIICLLGVILNGEPMCMLFEYMTQGDLHEFLICHSPRSDVPLNNASGKVLEQPEFLHIALQIASGMEYLASHHYVHRDLAARNCLVGENLTVKISDFGLSRDIYSSDYYRVQSKSLLPVRWMPPESILYGKFTTESDVWSFGVVLWEIYSYGLQPYYGYNNQEVIDMIRSRQLLPCPEDCPTMIYSLMIECWHEVANRRPQFPEIHHRLHNWYVNQTYLSDFCNESITSYSGSSHKSTNKTNSTQLSAPVYKSDSLTRNQQTQLGMNKQQSQHVPDSQQTLYGGVTTDQQSNILKILSPNFHSSPQQQQQQIFANGHSCNAYGDQQQGTPLKNHLGYPNQNPNMGLIGEDKQQCCSPKLSGAKKVLPSMVIPHQQQLHKNGGVQNGAQLVVRLPDPSKVLTETRLSKQ, encoded by the exons AACTGACATCGACGCACCTGCAGGCGGCAAGGGAGGTACTCTGAAATTCATCCGGGCGCTAATGAACCTCACTAAGGATGCTGGAAGCGTCGTGCACATGAAGTGCGAGATCGTCGGCGACCCGCCACCAACCAAAATCCGCTGGTACAAAAACGAGGCTCCGGTCAAAGAGGAACCTAACAGGGTCATCATCAAGAAAATCAATCCGCAG AACCACGAGCACGCAGCGAAAAACATCGCCGGGAGTCGTCTAAAAATTACTCGGTTGGACGTGAACGATCGAGGATTTTACTCTTGTCGCGCCAACAACGACAAGGATTTCATTCAGAGCGAGGGAACTCTTCAAGTCAGAACGTCGCGTCATG GTAGCCATACGATGAACCCGTCACTTGACATAGGCAACTATTCTCCGATTTCTCCGCATTTACCAGATTTGCTAGATGA CAACAACGATGGAGATAAATTTGGTACTTCAGGGAGTGGATTATCTACTCCAAATCAGTTAGGATCAACAAATCATTTTGGTAGATCACCTCCTAGTCCACAACCAACTAATTCGCAAACCAGCACCATGGATCTTATGGAAATCAGCGGCCTTAAAAATGTCAATATGCAAATACCAGTAGGTGTTAGTCTCGCTAACCTGCCTGGCGCATCTTTGCTTCCAGGGCGTAAGGACAATCATGAAGGAATTTGCGAG CTTTACGAAGGCAAAATATGTGCACAGTTTGTTGGCAATCACTCCGTCTACATTCCTCACCCCCTGACACAGAAGATGttggaagaaaaattaataaaagcttTTCATGTTATCAATCAATCAAA TGATTTATCTTCAAACTGCGAGCGTTATGCGCAGCCATCTTTATGCTACTCGACTTTCCCGATCTGTCGAGATTTTCCAAAAAGTCAAAAGCCTAGCACGCAGCTGTTCAAACTATTGAACTCAAACCAGCAAGACTCATTCGACGATACAGATATAGATGACTCGTTTGACGATCTTTCACGCCTGCAGCATGGTATACGACGCAAACGAGGTGGCAAGTACCGTTCAAACTTTGACTCCAGTATCGATAACAAAGAAAGAG cATCGACCCGCAAGATCATCAGCACGACGTATGGTGACTCGCGTTCGGCAAAGAAAGTCAGTTTGAACCGTAAACTTAGACGAATCTGTCGTAAAGAATGCGAGATCTTGGAGAACGATCTCTGCAGAAAGGAGTACGCTATTGCTAAACGTCATCCAGAAATTGGCAAGCAGGTCCCACTGGTTGAATGCTCGGATCTGCCAGAGGAAGGTACACTCGAGGCTGCGGACTGCATCAGCATCGGCATCTCTACTGAGAACAACGTTCAAGAAA ATGTCTATTGTTATTGGGGAACTGGAAAGTCGTATACTGGTCCAGTAAAAACAAGTATGTTTGGTCGCCCCTGCTTGCCTTGGAAAAATCAGTTCAATCTACAAATATCTGATCATCTGGAACTGGCAGGTGGCCATTCTTATTGTCGAAATCCTGGCAGTACTGAACCCCAACCATGGTGTTACGTCGATGTGGATAATCGTAGTCAAAAAGAGTATTGTAATATACCTAAGTGTG ttgaAAACTTATGGGTTTATGCTGTTGTTGGTTTTGTACTCACAGGAGGATTTGTAATTATATTagtttgttattgttgttgctACAAAAGCAGAAAATCTAGAAGACAGACAAACCATTTACCAACAAATAAA ATGTTAAATGGATTACAATGtgacaaaaatatttatgatggAAGACGAAATACAACACAGCCGATGGAGATGAGTTCTCTTTTAGCTGGTCCAGGAAATACAACTCCTGGAACTGGAACTTTAAGCAGTGGAAGTAGTAGAACTTCCAATAATCGAGTGCcacaatttacaataaataatgtCATGTTATTACAAGAGCTAGGAGAAGGAGCCTTTG GAAAGGTTTATAAAGGAGAATTACAAACAGGAAATAAGGCTGATGAAGTAATTTATGTAGCTGTTAAAACTTTAAAAGAAAACGCAAGTCCAAAAACTCAAAGTGACTTCAAACGCGAAGTTGATCTCATGACAGATCTTAGGCATCCAAATATTATTTGCTTACTTGGTGTAATACTTAACGGAGAGCCAATGTGTATGCTTTTTGAGTATATGACTCAAGGAGACTTGCATGAATTTCTGATCTGTCATTCACCAAGATCTGACGTCCCTTTAAATAATGCGAGTGGAAAAGTATTAGAGCAACCTGAATTTTTGCACATCGCTCTTCAAATTGCTTCCg GGATGGAGTATCTAGCCAGCCATCACTACGTTCATAGAGATTTAGCAGCCAGAAATTGTTTGGTTGGAGAAAACCTAACGGTAAAAATTTCAGACTTCGGTCTTTCTCGGGATATCTATAGCAGCGATTACTATAGAGTACAATCAAAAAGTTTATTGCCTGTAAGATGGATGCCACCAGAATCGATCTTATACGGAAAATTCACAACAGAATCTGATGTTTGGAGTTTTGGTGTTGTTTTATGGGAGATTTACAGTTATGGCTTACAG CCATATTACGGTTATAATAATCAAGAAGTAATTGACATGATCCGCTCACGACAACTTCTTCCTTGCCCAGAGGATTGCCCGACAATGATCTACAGTCTGATGATAGAGTGTTGGCACGAGGTGGCCAATCGTCGGCCGCAGTTCCCGGAAATTCACCACCGGCTACACAACTGGTACGTCAATCAAACATACCTCAGTGACTTTTGCAACGAGTCGATAACAAGTTACTCGGGCAGTAGTCACAAGAGCACCAACAAAACAAACTCAACGCAACTCTCCGCGCCAGTCTACAAAAGCGATTCTCTAACCAGGAATCAGCAAACGCAGCTCGGCATGAATAAACAGCAATCACAGCACGTGCCGGACAGTCAACAGACGCTTTACGGCGGTGTGACGACAGACCAGCAGAGCAACATTCTCAAAATTCTGTCGCCTAACTTTCATAGTAGtccgcagcagcaacaacagcagatCTTCGCAAACGGTCACAGCTGCAACGCTTACGGCGATCAACAGCAAGGCACGCCGTTAAAAAATCACCTCGGCTACCCGAATCAAAACCCGAATATGGGCCTGATAGGCGAGGATAAACAGCAGTGCTGCTCGCCCAAACTGAGCGGAGCAAAAAAGGTTCTTCCGTCAATGGTTATTCCTCACCAACAGCAGCTGCACAAGAATGGTGGTGTGCAAAATGGTGCACAGCTCGTAGTTAGACTGCCTGACCCCAGCAAAGTTCTTACAGAAACCAGGCTCTCGAAACAATAG
- the LOC100116943 gene encoding tyrosine-protein kinase transmembrane receptor Ror isoform X3: MIPGRGCRRRLLLRSDVDWLLFVVVCCVALLSSSVCKGEKPTSSHFLDDTDSSAGVVEDVEDLDPNVQDYNETDEDYNDVFDATSNGTDIDAPAGGKGGTLKFIRALMNLTKDAGSVVHMKCEIVGDPPPTKIRWYKNEAPVKEEPNRVIIKKINPQNHEHAAKNIAGSRLKITRLDVNDRGFYSCRANNDKDFIQSEGTLQVRTSRHGSHTMNPSLDIGNYSPISPHLPDLLDDNNDGDKFGTSGSGLSTPNQLGSTNHFGRSPPSPQPTNSQTSTMDLMEISGLKNVNMQIPVGVSLANLPGASLLPGRKDNHEGICELYEGKICAQFVGNHSVYIPHPLTQKMLEEKLIKAFHVINQSNDLSSNCERYAQPSLCYSTFPICRDFPKSQKPSTQLFKLLNSNQQDSFDDTDIDDSFDDLSRLQHGIRRKRGGKYRSNFDSSIDNKERASTRKIISTTYGDSRSAKKVSLNRKLRRICRKECEILENDLCRKEYAIAKRHPEIGKQVPLVECSDLPEEGTLEAADCISIGISTENNVQENVYCYWGTGKSYTGPVKTSMFGRPCLPWKNQFNLQISDHLELAGGHSYCRNPGSTEPQPWCYVDVDNRSQKEYCNIPKCVENLWVYAVVGFVLTGGFVIILVCYCCCYKSRKSRRQTNHLPTNKMLNGLQCDKNIYDGRRNTTQPMEMSSLLAGPGNTTPGTGTLSSGSSRTSNNRVPQFTINNVMLLQELGEGAFGKVYKGELQTGNKADEVIYVAVKTLKENASPKTQSDFKREVDLMTDLRHPNIICLLGVILNGEPMCMLFEYMTQGDLHEFLICHSPRSDVPLNNASGKVLEQPEFLHIALQIASGMEYLASHHYVHRDLAARNCLVGENLTVKISDFGLSRDIYSSDYYRVQSKSLLPVRWMPPESILYGKFTTESDVWSFGVVLWEIYSYGLQPYYGYNNQEVIDMIRSRQLLPCPEDCPTMIYSLMIECWHEVANRRPQFPEIHHRLHNWNQQTQLGMNKQQSQHVPDSQQTLYGGVTTDQQSNILKILSPNFHSSPQQQQQQIFANGHSCNAYGDQQQGTPLKNHLGYPNQNPNMGLIGEDKQQCCSPKLSGAKKVLPSMVIPHQQQLHKNGGVQNGAQLVVRLPDPSKVLTETRLSKQ, encoded by the exons AACTGACATCGACGCACCTGCAGGCGGCAAGGGAGGTACTCTGAAATTCATCCGGGCGCTAATGAACCTCACTAAGGATGCTGGAAGCGTCGTGCACATGAAGTGCGAGATCGTCGGCGACCCGCCACCAACCAAAATCCGCTGGTACAAAAACGAGGCTCCGGTCAAAGAGGAACCTAACAGGGTCATCATCAAGAAAATCAATCCGCAG AACCACGAGCACGCAGCGAAAAACATCGCCGGGAGTCGTCTAAAAATTACTCGGTTGGACGTGAACGATCGAGGATTTTACTCTTGTCGCGCCAACAACGACAAGGATTTCATTCAGAGCGAGGGAACTCTTCAAGTCAGAACGTCGCGTCATG GTAGCCATACGATGAACCCGTCACTTGACATAGGCAACTATTCTCCGATTTCTCCGCATTTACCAGATTTGCTAGATGA CAACAACGATGGAGATAAATTTGGTACTTCAGGGAGTGGATTATCTACTCCAAATCAGTTAGGATCAACAAATCATTTTGGTAGATCACCTCCTAGTCCACAACCAACTAATTCGCAAACCAGCACCATGGATCTTATGGAAATCAGCGGCCTTAAAAATGTCAATATGCAAATACCAGTAGGTGTTAGTCTCGCTAACCTGCCTGGCGCATCTTTGCTTCCAGGGCGTAAGGACAATCATGAAGGAATTTGCGAG CTTTACGAAGGCAAAATATGTGCACAGTTTGTTGGCAATCACTCCGTCTACATTCCTCACCCCCTGACACAGAAGATGttggaagaaaaattaataaaagcttTTCATGTTATCAATCAATCAAA TGATTTATCTTCAAACTGCGAGCGTTATGCGCAGCCATCTTTATGCTACTCGACTTTCCCGATCTGTCGAGATTTTCCAAAAAGTCAAAAGCCTAGCACGCAGCTGTTCAAACTATTGAACTCAAACCAGCAAGACTCATTCGACGATACAGATATAGATGACTCGTTTGACGATCTTTCACGCCTGCAGCATGGTATACGACGCAAACGAGGTGGCAAGTACCGTTCAAACTTTGACTCCAGTATCGATAACAAAGAAAGAG cATCGACCCGCAAGATCATCAGCACGACGTATGGTGACTCGCGTTCGGCAAAGAAAGTCAGTTTGAACCGTAAACTTAGACGAATCTGTCGTAAAGAATGCGAGATCTTGGAGAACGATCTCTGCAGAAAGGAGTACGCTATTGCTAAACGTCATCCAGAAATTGGCAAGCAGGTCCCACTGGTTGAATGCTCGGATCTGCCAGAGGAAGGTACACTCGAGGCTGCGGACTGCATCAGCATCGGCATCTCTACTGAGAACAACGTTCAAGAAA ATGTCTATTGTTATTGGGGAACTGGAAAGTCGTATACTGGTCCAGTAAAAACAAGTATGTTTGGTCGCCCCTGCTTGCCTTGGAAAAATCAGTTCAATCTACAAATATCTGATCATCTGGAACTGGCAGGTGGCCATTCTTATTGTCGAAATCCTGGCAGTACTGAACCCCAACCATGGTGTTACGTCGATGTGGATAATCGTAGTCAAAAAGAGTATTGTAATATACCTAAGTGTG ttgaAAACTTATGGGTTTATGCTGTTGTTGGTTTTGTACTCACAGGAGGATTTGTAATTATATTagtttgttattgttgttgctACAAAAGCAGAAAATCTAGAAGACAGACAAACCATTTACCAACAAATAAA ATGTTAAATGGATTACAATGtgacaaaaatatttatgatggAAGACGAAATACAACACAGCCGATGGAGATGAGTTCTCTTTTAGCTGGTCCAGGAAATACAACTCCTGGAACTGGAACTTTAAGCAGTGGAAGTAGTAGAACTTCCAATAATCGAGTGCcacaatttacaataaataatgtCATGTTATTACAAGAGCTAGGAGAAGGAGCCTTTG GAAAGGTTTATAAAGGAGAATTACAAACAGGAAATAAGGCTGATGAAGTAATTTATGTAGCTGTTAAAACTTTAAAAGAAAACGCAAGTCCAAAAACTCAAAGTGACTTCAAACGCGAAGTTGATCTCATGACAGATCTTAGGCATCCAAATATTATTTGCTTACTTGGTGTAATACTTAACGGAGAGCCAATGTGTATGCTTTTTGAGTATATGACTCAAGGAGACTTGCATGAATTTCTGATCTGTCATTCACCAAGATCTGACGTCCCTTTAAATAATGCGAGTGGAAAAGTATTAGAGCAACCTGAATTTTTGCACATCGCTCTTCAAATTGCTTCCg GGATGGAGTATCTAGCCAGCCATCACTACGTTCATAGAGATTTAGCAGCCAGAAATTGTTTGGTTGGAGAAAACCTAACGGTAAAAATTTCAGACTTCGGTCTTTCTCGGGATATCTATAGCAGCGATTACTATAGAGTACAATCAAAAAGTTTATTGCCTGTAAGATGGATGCCACCAGAATCGATCTTATACGGAAAATTCACAACAGAATCTGATGTTTGGAGTTTTGGTGTTGTTTTATGGGAGATTTACAGTTATGGCTTACAG CCATATTACGGTTATAATAATCAAGAAGTAATTGACATGATCCGCTCACGACAACTTCTTCCTTGCCCAGAGGATTGCCCGACAATGATCTACAGTCTGATGATAGAGTGTTGGCACGAGGTGGCCAATCGTCGGCCGCAGTTCCCGGAAATTCACCACCGGCTACACAACTG GAATCAGCAAACGCAGCTCGGCATGAATAAACAGCAATCACAGCACGTGCCGGACAGTCAACAGACGCTTTACGGCGGTGTGACGACAGACCAGCAGAGCAACATTCTCAAAATTCTGTCGCCTAACTTTCATAGTAGtccgcagcagcaacaacagcagatCTTCGCAAACGGTCACAGCTGCAACGCTTACGGCGATCAACAGCAAGGCACGCCGTTAAAAAATCACCTCGGCTACCCGAATCAAAACCCGAATATGGGCCTGATAGGCGAGGATAAACAGCAGTGCTGCTCGCCCAAACTGAGCGGAGCAAAAAAGGTTCTTCCGTCAATGGTTATTCCTCACCAACAGCAGCTGCACAAGAATGGTGGTGTGCAAAATGGTGCACAGCTCGTAGTTAGACTGCCTGACCCCAGCAAAGTTCTTACAGAAACCAGGCTCTCGAAACAATAG
- the LOC100116943 gene encoding tyrosine-protein kinase transmembrane receptor Ror isoform X2, with amino-acid sequence MIPGRGCRRRLLLRSDVDWLLFVVVCCVALLSSSVCKGEKPTSSHFLDDTDSSGVVEDVEDLDPNVQDYNETDEDYNDVFDATSNGTDIDAPAGGKGGTLKFIRALMNLTKDAGSVVHMKCEIVGDPPPTKIRWYKNEAPVKEEPNRVIIKKINPQNHEHAAKNIAGSRLKITRLDVNDRGFYSCRANNDKDFIQSEGTLQVRTSRHGSHTMNPSLDIGNYSPISPHLPDLLDDNNDGDKFGTSGSGLSTPNQLGSTNHFGRSPPSPQPTNSQTSTMDLMEISGLKNVNMQIPVGVSLANLPGASLLPGRKDNHEGICELYEGKICAQFVGNHSVYIPHPLTQKMLEEKLIKAFHVINQSNDLSSNCERYAQPSLCYSTFPICRDFPKSQKPSTQLFKLLNSNQQDSFDDTDIDDSFDDLSRLQHGIRRKRGGKYRSNFDSSIDNKERASTRKIISTTYGDSRSAKKVSLNRKLRRICRKECEILENDLCRKEYAIAKRHPEIGKQVPLVECSDLPEEGTLEAADCISIGISTENNVQENVYCYWGTGKSYTGPVKTSMFGRPCLPWKNQFNLQISDHLELAGGHSYCRNPGSTEPQPWCYVDVDNRSQKEYCNIPKCVENLWVYAVVGFVLTGGFVIILVCYCCCYKSRKSRRQTNHLPTNKMLNGLQCDKNIYDGRRNTTQPMEMSSLLAGPGNTTPGTGTLSSGSSRTSNNRVPQFTINNVMLLQELGEGAFGKVYKGELQTGNKADEVIYVAVKTLKENASPKTQSDFKREVDLMTDLRHPNIICLLGVILNGEPMCMLFEYMTQGDLHEFLICHSPRSDVPLNNASGKVLEQPEFLHIALQIASGMEYLASHHYVHRDLAARNCLVGENLTVKISDFGLSRDIYSSDYYRVQSKSLLPVRWMPPESILYGKFTTESDVWSFGVVLWEIYSYGLQPYYGYNNQEVIDMIRSRQLLPCPEDCPTMIYSLMIECWHEVANRRPQFPEIHHRLHNWYVNQTYLSDFCNESITSYSGSSHKSTNKTNSTQLSAPVYKSDSLTRNQQTQLGMNKQQSQHVPDSQQTLYGGVTTDQQSNILKILSPNFHSSPQQQQQQIFANGHSCNAYGDQQQGTPLKNHLGYPNQNPNMGLIGEDKQQCCSPKLSGAKKVLPSMVIPHQQQLHKNGGVQNGAQLVVRLPDPSKVLTETRLSKQ; translated from the exons AACTGACATCGACGCACCTGCAGGCGGCAAGGGAGGTACTCTGAAATTCATCCGGGCGCTAATGAACCTCACTAAGGATGCTGGAAGCGTCGTGCACATGAAGTGCGAGATCGTCGGCGACCCGCCACCAACCAAAATCCGCTGGTACAAAAACGAGGCTCCGGTCAAAGAGGAACCTAACAGGGTCATCATCAAGAAAATCAATCCGCAG AACCACGAGCACGCAGCGAAAAACATCGCCGGGAGTCGTCTAAAAATTACTCGGTTGGACGTGAACGATCGAGGATTTTACTCTTGTCGCGCCAACAACGACAAGGATTTCATTCAGAGCGAGGGAACTCTTCAAGTCAGAACGTCGCGTCATG GTAGCCATACGATGAACCCGTCACTTGACATAGGCAACTATTCTCCGATTTCTCCGCATTTACCAGATTTGCTAGATGA CAACAACGATGGAGATAAATTTGGTACTTCAGGGAGTGGATTATCTACTCCAAATCAGTTAGGATCAACAAATCATTTTGGTAGATCACCTCCTAGTCCACAACCAACTAATTCGCAAACCAGCACCATGGATCTTATGGAAATCAGCGGCCTTAAAAATGTCAATATGCAAATACCAGTAGGTGTTAGTCTCGCTAACCTGCCTGGCGCATCTTTGCTTCCAGGGCGTAAGGACAATCATGAAGGAATTTGCGAG CTTTACGAAGGCAAAATATGTGCACAGTTTGTTGGCAATCACTCCGTCTACATTCCTCACCCCCTGACACAGAAGATGttggaagaaaaattaataaaagcttTTCATGTTATCAATCAATCAAA TGATTTATCTTCAAACTGCGAGCGTTATGCGCAGCCATCTTTATGCTACTCGACTTTCCCGATCTGTCGAGATTTTCCAAAAAGTCAAAAGCCTAGCACGCAGCTGTTCAAACTATTGAACTCAAACCAGCAAGACTCATTCGACGATACAGATATAGATGACTCGTTTGACGATCTTTCACGCCTGCAGCATGGTATACGACGCAAACGAGGTGGCAAGTACCGTTCAAACTTTGACTCCAGTATCGATAACAAAGAAAGAG cATCGACCCGCAAGATCATCAGCACGACGTATGGTGACTCGCGTTCGGCAAAGAAAGTCAGTTTGAACCGTAAACTTAGACGAATCTGTCGTAAAGAATGCGAGATCTTGGAGAACGATCTCTGCAGAAAGGAGTACGCTATTGCTAAACGTCATCCAGAAATTGGCAAGCAGGTCCCACTGGTTGAATGCTCGGATCTGCCAGAGGAAGGTACACTCGAGGCTGCGGACTGCATCAGCATCGGCATCTCTACTGAGAACAACGTTCAAGAAA ATGTCTATTGTTATTGGGGAACTGGAAAGTCGTATACTGGTCCAGTAAAAACAAGTATGTTTGGTCGCCCCTGCTTGCCTTGGAAAAATCAGTTCAATCTACAAATATCTGATCATCTGGAACTGGCAGGTGGCCATTCTTATTGTCGAAATCCTGGCAGTACTGAACCCCAACCATGGTGTTACGTCGATGTGGATAATCGTAGTCAAAAAGAGTATTGTAATATACCTAAGTGTG ttgaAAACTTATGGGTTTATGCTGTTGTTGGTTTTGTACTCACAGGAGGATTTGTAATTATATTagtttgttattgttgttgctACAAAAGCAGAAAATCTAGAAGACAGACAAACCATTTACCAACAAATAAA ATGTTAAATGGATTACAATGtgacaaaaatatttatgatggAAGACGAAATACAACACAGCCGATGGAGATGAGTTCTCTTTTAGCTGGTCCAGGAAATACAACTCCTGGAACTGGAACTTTAAGCAGTGGAAGTAGTAGAACTTCCAATAATCGAGTGCcacaatttacaataaataatgtCATGTTATTACAAGAGCTAGGAGAAGGAGCCTTTG GAAAGGTTTATAAAGGAGAATTACAAACAGGAAATAAGGCTGATGAAGTAATTTATGTAGCTGTTAAAACTTTAAAAGAAAACGCAAGTCCAAAAACTCAAAGTGACTTCAAACGCGAAGTTGATCTCATGACAGATCTTAGGCATCCAAATATTATTTGCTTACTTGGTGTAATACTTAACGGAGAGCCAATGTGTATGCTTTTTGAGTATATGACTCAAGGAGACTTGCATGAATTTCTGATCTGTCATTCACCAAGATCTGACGTCCCTTTAAATAATGCGAGTGGAAAAGTATTAGAGCAACCTGAATTTTTGCACATCGCTCTTCAAATTGCTTCCg GGATGGAGTATCTAGCCAGCCATCACTACGTTCATAGAGATTTAGCAGCCAGAAATTGTTTGGTTGGAGAAAACCTAACGGTAAAAATTTCAGACTTCGGTCTTTCTCGGGATATCTATAGCAGCGATTACTATAGAGTACAATCAAAAAGTTTATTGCCTGTAAGATGGATGCCACCAGAATCGATCTTATACGGAAAATTCACAACAGAATCTGATGTTTGGAGTTTTGGTGTTGTTTTATGGGAGATTTACAGTTATGGCTTACAG CCATATTACGGTTATAATAATCAAGAAGTAATTGACATGATCCGCTCACGACAACTTCTTCCTTGCCCAGAGGATTGCCCGACAATGATCTACAGTCTGATGATAGAGTGTTGGCACGAGGTGGCCAATCGTCGGCCGCAGTTCCCGGAAATTCACCACCGGCTACACAACTGGTACGTCAATCAAACATACCTCAGTGACTTTTGCAACGAGTCGATAACAAGTTACTCGGGCAGTAGTCACAAGAGCACCAACAAAACAAACTCAACGCAACTCTCCGCGCCAGTCTACAAAAGCGATTCTCTAACCAGGAATCAGCAAACGCAGCTCGGCATGAATAAACAGCAATCACAGCACGTGCCGGACAGTCAACAGACGCTTTACGGCGGTGTGACGACAGACCAGCAGAGCAACATTCTCAAAATTCTGTCGCCTAACTTTCATAGTAGtccgcagcagcaacaacagcagatCTTCGCAAACGGTCACAGCTGCAACGCTTACGGCGATCAACAGCAAGGCACGCCGTTAAAAAATCACCTCGGCTACCCGAATCAAAACCCGAATATGGGCCTGATAGGCGAGGATAAACAGCAGTGCTGCTCGCCCAAACTGAGCGGAGCAAAAAAGGTTCTTCCGTCAATGGTTATTCCTCACCAACAGCAGCTGCACAAGAATGGTGGTGTGCAAAATGGTGCACAGCTCGTAGTTAGACTGCCTGACCCCAGCAAAGTTCTTACAGAAACCAGGCTCTCGAAACAATAG